The Tardiphaga alba genome includes a window with the following:
- a CDS encoding outer membrane protein, which yields MRSVKFIVAAGAASLMSTAVFAADMPIAPPPAMYAPPPVEDFGGWYLRGDIGMSNQQVKRLENSLAFPNQANGLGFDSAGIYGVGLGYQFNNWFRADVTGQYRGRANFHGSSSVQYGPGDDGANNYSGSKSELLFMANAYVDLGTWWCVTPFIGAGIGASYNRISGFRDDGVRSNNGAFSSSVTYFEDHGQWNMAWAAHAGLSYKVNPSLTLELAYSYVDLGSGRPGNFRAYDNSAAGASSIVLKDITSHDLKLGVRWNLDTPPPAAYAPPLMRKG from the coding sequence ATGCGTAGCGTGAAATTTATTGTTGCCGCAGGTGCGGCGTCCCTGATGTCGACCGCTGTTTTCGCCGCCGACATGCCTATTGCTCCCCCGCCTGCCATGTATGCCCCGCCGCCGGTCGAAGACTTCGGTGGCTGGTATCTGCGCGGTGATATCGGCATGAGCAACCAGCAAGTGAAGCGTCTGGAAAACTCGCTGGCATTCCCCAATCAGGCCAATGGCCTGGGCTTTGACAGCGCAGGCATCTACGGCGTCGGCCTCGGCTATCAGTTCAACAACTGGTTCCGCGCGGACGTCACTGGACAGTATCGCGGTCGCGCCAATTTCCACGGATCGAGCAGCGTCCAGTACGGTCCTGGCGACGATGGCGCCAACAACTATAGCGGCAGCAAGTCGGAACTGCTGTTCATGGCGAATGCCTATGTCGATCTCGGCACCTGGTGGTGCGTTACGCCGTTCATCGGCGCCGGCATCGGCGCTTCGTATAACAGGATCAGCGGCTTCCGCGATGACGGCGTGCGCAGCAACAACGGCGCATTCTCGAGCAGCGTGACTTACTTCGAGGATCACGGTCAGTGGAACATGGCTTGGGCGGCCCATGCCGGTCTGTCCTACAAGGTCAATCCGAGCCTGACGCTCGAACTGGCTTACAGCTATGTGGATCTCGGTTCGGGGCGTCCGGGTAACTTCCGCGCCTACGACAATTCCGCCGCTGGTGCATCGTCCATCGTCCTCAAGGACATCACCTCGCATGACCTGAAGCTCGGTGTGCGCTGGAACCTCGATACGCCGCCGCCGGCCGCCTATGCGCCGCCGCTGATGCGCAAGGGCTGA
- the glmM gene encoding phosphoglucosamine mutase, whose translation MSRKYFGTDGIRGRANGLITPELALKVGQAAGLVFQRGDHRHRVVIGKDTRLSGYMIENAMVAGFTSVGMDVLLVGPMPTPAVAMLTKSMRADLGVMISASHNLFEDNGIKLFGPLGFKLSDDVEKQIEELLDDNLDRQLSQSANLGRARRIDGVHDRYIEFAKRTLPRDISLEGLRVVVDCANGAAYKVVPEALWELGADVISIGVEPDGFNINKECGSTAPEALSRKVRELRADIGIALDGDADRVIIVDERGHVVDGDQLLAVIAQSWKEDGRLAKPGIVSTVMSNLGLERFLQSHGIELIRTAVGDRYVLEQMMKNGYNVGGEPSGHIIMSDYATTGDGFVAALQVLAVVQKLGRSVSEVCHLFDPLPQILKNVRYRSGKPLDNAEVKSTIAAAEQRLNGHGRLLIRPSGTEPVIRVMGEGDDRVMVEEVVDTIVDALGHAAAA comes from the coding sequence CAGCGTGGCGATCACCGTCACCGCGTGGTGATCGGCAAGGACACCCGCCTGTCCGGCTACATGATCGAAAACGCCATGGTGGCGGGTTTCACCTCGGTGGGCATGGATGTGCTCCTGGTCGGCCCGATGCCGACGCCGGCGGTGGCGATGCTCACCAAGTCGATGCGCGCCGATCTCGGCGTCATGATCTCGGCCTCGCACAACCTGTTCGAGGACAACGGCATCAAGCTGTTCGGCCCGCTCGGCTTCAAGCTGTCCGACGACGTGGAAAAGCAGATCGAGGAATTGCTCGACGACAATCTTGATCGCCAGCTGTCGCAGAGCGCCAATCTCGGACGTGCGCGTCGTATCGATGGCGTCCATGACCGCTACATCGAATTCGCCAAGCGCACGCTGCCGCGCGACATCAGCCTGGAAGGCCTGCGCGTCGTCGTCGATTGCGCCAATGGCGCAGCCTACAAGGTGGTGCCGGAAGCGCTGTGGGAACTCGGCGCCGATGTCATCTCGATCGGTGTGGAGCCCGATGGCTTCAACATCAACAAGGAATGCGGCTCGACGGCGCCGGAAGCGCTGAGCCGCAAGGTGCGCGAACTGCGCGCCGATATCGGCATTGCGCTCGATGGCGATGCGGACCGCGTCATCATCGTCGATGAGCGTGGCCATGTCGTCGACGGCGACCAGCTGCTCGCAGTGATCGCGCAGAGCTGGAAGGAAGATGGTCGTCTGGCGAAGCCGGGCATCGTTTCGACGGTGATGTCCAATCTCGGCCTCGAGCGTTTCCTGCAGTCGCATGGCATCGAACTCATCCGCACCGCGGTGGGCGATCGCTACGTGCTCGAGCAGATGATGAAGAACGGCTACAATGTTGGCGGCGAACCGTCAGGCCACATCATCATGTCGGACTATGCGACCACGGGCGACGGCTTCGTCGCTGCGTTGCAGGTGCTTGCGGTGGTGCAGAAGCTTGGTCGCTCGGTCTCGGAAGTCTGCCACCTGTTCGATCCGCTGCCGCAGATCCTGAAGAATGTGCGTTATCGCAGTGGCAAGCCGCTCGACAATGCCGAGGTGAAGTCCACCATCGCGGCGGCCGAGCAGCGCCTCAACGGCCATGGCCGCCTGCTGATCCGTCCGTCGGGCACCGAACCGGTGATCCGCGTGATGGGCGAGGGCGATGACCGTGTCATGGTCGAGGAAGTCGTCGATACCATCGTCGATGCGCTCGGCCACGCTGCCGCGGCATGA